Proteins co-encoded in one Kutzneria chonburiensis genomic window:
- a CDS encoding AAA family ATPase: MESRLVGRERELGIITAAIDAVAANNGRMLLVSGQAGIGKSRLAISSLRLAKERGFTVLMGSASPLQAGLAYAPVVEALRRHLGTLPETESAELLAGLHDIAGLIADSRLSPAPPTGDPDLERTRMFEAVLRLVERITAERPAFIVVDDLHWADRGTIELLHYLGRGAGGAACCCGVATAAPSRAVRWPRWP; encoded by the coding sequence GTGGAGTCGAGGCTGGTCGGCCGGGAACGCGAGCTGGGGATCATCACCGCGGCGATCGACGCGGTCGCCGCGAACAACGGTCGCATGCTGCTGGTCTCCGGCCAGGCCGGCATCGGCAAGTCGCGGCTGGCGATCAGCTCGCTGCGGCTGGCCAAGGAGCGCGGCTTCACCGTGCTGATGGGCTCGGCCAGCCCGCTGCAGGCCGGCCTGGCCTACGCCCCGGTGGTCGAGGCGCTGCGCCGCCACCTCGGCACGCTGCCCGAGACCGAGTCGGCCGAGCTGCTGGCCGGCCTGCACGACATCGCCGGCCTGATCGCCGACTCCCGGCTGTCGCCGGCCCCGCCGACCGGTGATCCGGACCTGGAACGCACCCGGATGTTCGAGGCCGTGCTGCGCCTGGTCGAGCGGATCACGGCCGAGCGGCCCGCGTTTATCGTGGTGGACGACCTGCACTGGGCCGACCGTGGCACCATCGAACTGCTGCACTACCTGGGCCGGGGAGCAGGCGGCGCCGCCTGCTGTTGTGGTGTGGCTACCGCAGCGCCGAGCCGGGCGGTCCGCTGGCCGCGCTGGCCATGA
- a CDS encoding helix-turn-helix transcriptional regulator — MLEAERGNVRTPMQPVQFESEDPPIGLMVHWLLAVRANDLDRVWSVLDRMIGLTEYQDTPEARVVAHFGASIAARVGGDYTAAHTQNQIAVEAAEQIDVESREQYGYAVKLQQPGLLVLRGDVPAALRATGNPGAHQVQFYLPGAVQYVIQIRSWVLYIAGDLPAALENADESVAEAERTGQDRLVGRARAARAFLLAENGNLARAEQDLKVVRECYDASHDDLVMVTDLAETAYALRTGAKVDDTVFMPLRPLGDHLVDTLRVAFAGYLAVARKDNAAALQVLGYLKAGGRTSPFLDALAQRQEELMAGEDDRAGERLGAMGATLSVPNRGTQPLSRREREIVRLVGQGLTNGQIAEQLFLSERTIETHLHNSYKKLRLSTRPALTRWALEHDGD; from the coding sequence ATGCTGGAGGCCGAGCGCGGCAACGTGCGCACGCCGATGCAGCCGGTGCAGTTCGAGTCCGAGGACCCGCCGATCGGGCTGATGGTGCACTGGCTGCTCGCCGTGCGGGCCAACGACCTGGACCGGGTGTGGTCGGTGCTGGACCGCATGATCGGCCTGACCGAGTACCAGGACACGCCCGAGGCCCGGGTGGTCGCGCACTTCGGGGCCAGTATCGCGGCCCGGGTCGGCGGCGACTACACGGCCGCCCACACGCAGAACCAGATCGCCGTCGAGGCGGCCGAGCAGATCGACGTCGAGTCGCGGGAACAGTACGGCTACGCGGTGAAACTCCAGCAGCCCGGCCTGCTGGTGCTGCGCGGCGACGTGCCGGCGGCGCTGCGGGCGACCGGCAATCCGGGCGCGCACCAGGTCCAGTTCTACCTGCCCGGCGCCGTGCAGTACGTGATCCAGATCCGCAGCTGGGTCCTCTACATCGCCGGCGACCTGCCGGCAGCGCTGGAGAATGCCGACGAGAGCGTGGCCGAGGCCGAGCGGACGGGGCAGGACCGGCTGGTCGGCCGGGCCCGCGCGGCGCGGGCGTTCCTGTTGGCGGAGAACGGGAATCTGGCCCGGGCCGAGCAGGACCTGAAGGTCGTCCGGGAGTGCTACGACGCCAGCCACGACGACCTCGTCATGGTCACCGACCTGGCCGAGACGGCGTACGCGCTGCGGACCGGGGCCAAGGTCGACGACACTGTGTTCATGCCGCTGCGCCCACTCGGCGATCACCTCGTCGATACGCTACGGGTCGCGTTCGCCGGGTACCTGGCCGTGGCACGCAAGGATAACGCCGCGGCCCTCCAGGTTCTGGGCTACCTCAAGGCCGGCGGTCGGACGTCGCCGTTCCTGGACGCGTTGGCCCAGCGGCAGGAAGAGCTGATGGCCGGCGAGGACGACCGGGCCGGCGAGCGGCTTGGTGCCATGGGGGCCACGCTGTCCGTGCCGAATCGCGGCACGCAGCCGTTGAGCCGGCGCGAGCGGGAGATCGTGCGGCTGGTCGGCCAGGGCCTGACCAACGGGCAGATCGCCGAGCAGCTGTTCCTGAGCGAGCGGACCATCGAGACCCACCTGCACAACAGCTACAAGAAGCTGCGGCTGAGCACGCGGCCGGCGCTCACCCGGTGGGCGCTTGAGCACGACGGCGACTGA
- a CDS encoding methyltransferase family protein, with protein MTAAQNTGALLGLHRAAATLSAYSAAVQLGLVDHIDRTPATVDELAMACGASVRGVRVVLATLADSGLVQLRADGRYEPATAGLASVHSMLPWRDQVTDTVRTGLPAREAERDVITVLLHGMRTDVVAELPAAKRILDVSVDGAPCGTTLAARDPQARVSVLDVPANRRTSCRQFDFLPGGLFDAQPGPGEYDLVVLSGVCHLVDADCAAELIRRYAPALRAGGTLAVIDTLAGSQGAATHELSLLLRTRGGVIHDPADYRRWLADAGLTALRRVDVGRQPALTVLTGLKP; from the coding sequence ATGACGGCCGCCCAGAACACGGGGGCACTGCTGGGCCTGCACCGGGCGGCGGCCACGCTGTCGGCCTACTCGGCGGCGGTCCAGCTGGGCCTGGTCGACCACATCGACCGCACGCCGGCCACCGTCGACGAGCTGGCGATGGCCTGCGGCGCAAGCGTTCGCGGGGTTCGAGTGGTGCTCGCGACGCTGGCCGACAGCGGCCTCGTGCAGCTGCGGGCCGACGGCCGCTACGAGCCGGCGACCGCCGGCCTGGCCTCGGTGCATTCGATGCTGCCCTGGCGCGACCAGGTCACCGACACGGTCCGTACCGGATTACCGGCCCGCGAGGCCGAGCGTGACGTGATCACGGTTCTGCTGCACGGCATGCGGACCGATGTCGTCGCCGAACTGCCGGCGGCCAAGCGCATCCTGGACGTCAGCGTGGACGGGGCGCCGTGCGGCACCACGCTGGCGGCCCGCGACCCGCAGGCCCGGGTCAGCGTGCTGGACGTGCCGGCCAACCGCCGCACCAGCTGCCGGCAGTTCGACTTCCTGCCCGGCGGCCTGTTCGACGCCCAGCCCGGCCCCGGCGAGTACGACCTGGTCGTGCTGTCCGGCGTCTGCCACCTGGTGGACGCCGACTGCGCGGCCGAGCTGATCCGCCGCTACGCGCCGGCCCTGCGGGCCGGCGGCACGCTGGCCGTGATCGACACGCTGGCCGGCTCGCAGGGCGCGGCCACGCATGAGCTGTCGCTGCTGCTCCGTACCCGCGGCGGCGTCATCCACGACCCGGCCGACTACCGCCGCTGGCTGGCCGACGCCGGCCTGACCGCGCTGCGCCGGGTGGATGTAGGCCGACAGCCGGCGCTGACCGTGCTGACCGGGCTCAAACCTTAG